A window of the Gossypium hirsutum isolate 1008001.06 chromosome A05, Gossypium_hirsutum_v2.1, whole genome shotgun sequence genome harbors these coding sequences:
- the LOC107957381 gene encoding dolichyl-diphosphooligosaccharide--protein glycosyltransferase subunit 1B — protein MEAPIRAREALGFILFSLLFSICRSSSLNHLLISNAERRIDLSSHIVKVYLTLKVENAGSTPTSEVFLSFPPTQVDHLATVEALVTKGKRKKTTLVRLDVKPTELPDAPNDAKYFAIYLENPLKSGESTTLEVLYLLTHSQEPFPAEIAQSESQLVYYRDSALILSPYHIKQQTTFIKTPSTKVESFTRVEPSNRAGTEIKYGPYEDHPPYSFSPILIHFENNSPFAVVEELVREVEISHWGNLQVTEQYTLVHAGARHKGVFSRVDFQSRPTLNGASSLRYLLARLPPRVHSVYYRDEIGNISSSHLRTDSRKSELEIEPRYPLFGGWKATFVIGYGLPLQDFLFETSDDRRYLNFTFGCPLLETVVDKLTIKVVLPEGSKDPSAVVPFPVEQHLETKYSYLDVVGRTVVVMEKKNLVPTHNSHFQVYYTFKPIFMLAEPLMLASAFFLFFVACVAYLHIDLSIRK, from the exons ATGGAGGCTCCGATCAGAGCCAGAGAAGCCCTAGGTTTCATTCTCTTCTCTCTTCTATTTTCGATCTGCAGATCCTCTTCCTTAAACCATCTCCTGATCTCCAACGCCGAGCGTAGA ATTGACTTGAGCTCCCACATTGTCAAAGTTTACTTGACTTTGAAG GTCGAGAATGCTGGTAGTACGCCTACTTCAGAGGTGTTTCTTTCTTTCCCACCCACTCAAGTTGATCATCTCGCAACGGTTGAAGCATTAGTAACTAAAGGAAAGAGGAAGAAGACTACGTTAGTCCGTCTTGATGTAAAACCAACTGAACTGCCTGATGCACCTAATGACGCTAAATATTTTGCGATTTATTTGGAAAATCCATTAAAGTCTGGTGAAAGCACAACCCTAGAAGTATTGTACCTGTTGACACACTCCCAAGAACCCTTTCCAGCTGAGATAGCCCAATCAGAATCTCAATTAGTATATTATCGTGATAGTGCGTTGATATTGTCACCATATCATATTAAGCAACAAACGACTTTTATTAAGACACCAAGTACTAAAGTGGAATCGTTCACAAGGGTGGAACCCAGTAATCGTGCAGGCACTGAAATAAAGTATGGGCCATATGAGGATCATCCTCCATACTCTTTTTCTCCAATTCTTATACATTTTGAGAACAATAGCCCGTTTGCTGTTGTTGAGGAGCTTGTTCGTGAAGTTGAGATATCCCATTGGGGCAACCTTCAGGTCACAGAGCAGTACACATTGGTTCATGCCGGTGCCCGGCACAAAGGTGTATTTTCAAG GGTTGATTTCCAATCCAGGCCAACTTTGAATGGCGCATCCTCGTTGAGGTACCTTCTGGCAAGACTACCTCCTAGGGTTCATTCTGTCTACTACCGGGATGAAATAGGAAACATCTCGTCCTCACACCTGCGTACTGATTCCCGTAAG TCTGAACTGGAAATTGAACCACGGTATCCTTTATTTGGAGGTTGGAAAGCAACTTTTGTCATCGGTTATGGGCTACCATTACAAGACTTCCTTTTTGAGACATCTGATGACAGGCGTTATCTCAACTTTACTTTTGGATGCCCCCTTCTTGAGACAGTGGTTGACAAGTTAACCATCAAA GTTGTGTTACCCGAGGGTTCAAAAGACCCTTCTGCTGTGGTTCCCTTTCCTGTGGAGCAGCATCTTGAG ACCAAATACTCTTACCTTGATGTTGTGGGAAGGACTGTGGTGGTCATGGAAAAGAAAAATCTCGTTCCCACACACAACTCTCATTTCCAG GTTTACTACACCTTCAAGCCAATCTTCATGCTTGCGGAGCCTTTGATGTTGGCGTCCGCGTTCTTCTTGTTTTTCGTGGCTTGTGTAGCTTACCTGCACATCGATCTTTCTATACGCAAGTGA